One genomic segment of Bradyrhizobium prioriisuperbiae includes these proteins:
- the glgC gene encoding glucose-1-phosphate adenylyltransferase, which yields MASPRTHSAPVSRHAMAYVLAGGRGSRLLELTDKRAKPAVFFGCKSRIIDFAISNALNSGIRRIAVATQYKAHSLIRHMQRGWNFLRPERNESFDILPASQRMDDSMWYAGTADAVYQNIDIIKSHRPKYVVILAGDHVYKMDYELMLQQHVQSGADVTVGCIEVPREDASGFGVMAIDDTDKIVSFLEKPEDPPGMPDKPDMALASMGIYVFETNFLFDQLRRDAAHSGSSRDFGKDIIPFLVRQGNAVAHRFSDSCVRSSPDGEAYWRDVGTLDAYWQANIDLTDPLPSLDLYDRNWPIWTFAEVTPPAKFVGDGNGHTGVAEDSLVGGGCIVSGSVKRSLLFTGVRLDGGARIQNTVVLPHVQVGRGARLINTIVDRGVRIPDRLIVGEDPVADAERFRRTEKGICLITQPMIDRLTNR from the coding sequence ATGGCGAGCCCCCGCACCCATTCGGCACCGGTGTCACGCCATGCCATGGCCTATGTCCTCGCCGGCGGACGCGGCAGCCGTCTGCTGGAGCTGACCGACAAGCGCGCCAAGCCCGCCGTGTTCTTCGGCTGCAAATCGCGGATCATCGATTTCGCCATATCAAATGCGCTGAATTCGGGCATCCGCCGGATCGCGGTCGCCACCCAGTACAAGGCCCACAGCCTGATCCGGCACATGCAGCGCGGCTGGAATTTTCTGCGGCCGGAGCGCAACGAGAGTTTCGATATCCTGCCGGCGAGCCAGCGCATGGACGATTCCATGTGGTATGCCGGCACAGCCGATGCCGTGTACCAGAACATCGACATCATCAAGAGCCATCGTCCGAAGTATGTGGTCATCCTCGCGGGCGACCACGTCTACAAGATGGACTATGAGCTGATGCTGCAGCAGCACGTGCAGTCCGGCGCCGACGTCACGGTGGGATGCATCGAGGTGCCGCGGGAGGACGCGTCCGGCTTCGGCGTGATGGCCATCGACGACACCGACAAGATCGTGTCCTTCCTGGAAAAGCCGGAGGACCCGCCCGGCATGCCGGACAAGCCCGACATGGCGCTCGCCAGCATGGGCATCTATGTGTTCGAGACCAATTTTCTGTTCGACCAGTTGCGCCGCGACGCGGCCCACAGCGGATCGAGCCGCGATTTCGGCAAGGACATCATTCCCTTCCTGGTGCGGCAGGGCAATGCGGTGGCGCATCGCTTCTCGGACTCCTGCGTTCGCAGCAGTCCGGACGGCGAGGCCTACTGGCGCGATGTCGGCACGCTGGACGCCTACTGGCAGGCCAATATCGATCTGACGGATCCGCTGCCGTCGCTCGATCTCTATGATCGCAACTGGCCGATCTGGACCTTCGCCGAGGTGACGCCGCCGGCGAAATTCGTTGGTGACGGCAATGGCCATACGGGAGTCGCCGAAGACTCGCTGGTGGGCGGCGGCTGCATTGTGTCGGGCAGCGTCAAACGCTCGCTGCTGTTCACCGGCGTGCGGCTCGATGGCGGGGCGCGCATCCAGAATACGGTGGTGTTGCCCCATGTGCAGGTCGGGCGTGGCGCGCGCCTGATCAACACCATCGTCGATCGCGGCGTCCGGATTCCCGATCGGCTGATTGTCGGTGAGGATCCGGTTGCGGATGCGGAGCGTTTCCGCCGCACCGAGAAGGGCATCTGCCTCATCACCCAGCCGATGATCGATCGCCTGACCAATCGATGA
- the addB gene encoding double-strand break repair protein AddB: MHVFNIPASVPFLPALITALVDGRLIEGFEARRQPERLADVTLYLPTRRAGRMAREVFLDVLQTDAVVLPRILPLGDIDEDELAFAQAAAHAPLLSLDIPPALGGLERRLVLAQLIGAWAKTTAPKNPADAPLVIGGPASTLALADDLARLMDDMTTREVPWQALTQLVPDNLDVYWQQTLKFLHIATKAWPDYLKERDKIEPAQRRDQLIEAEATRLATQPTGPVIAAGSTGSMPATAKFLHVIAKLPHGAVVLPGLDTDLDAAAWQLIGGTQDRNGATLSMPSPGHPQFALHALLERFGLSRDDVVPLEVHAPQGRELLTSEALRPASATAQWHQRLTDAVISQRIADGMTELAVIAAPTADMEALAIAVAMRESYETADKTVALVTPDRALARRVMAALDRWRLAFDDSGGDSLMDTSAGLFARLVAAAATDNLAPATLLALLKHPLLRLGQRAGTFTTAIADLELALLRGTRPQGGTQGLRRDFDSFRGELAKQARGEPSLLHRSEPRSRLDGTALAGVDDLIARLATAFAPLEQLAVGKAHDLADIAARHRKVIDALSQDASGIAVAFEGSDGLALAHAFDELPDDGSPSGVPLPLSDYPDVFQTAFGDRIVRRPPVAHARLRIYGPLEARLTTNDCVILGGLVEGVWPPEPRIDPWLNRPMRHKLGLDLPERRIGLSAHDFAQLLGAKDVILSHAAKVGGAPAVASRFLHRLEAVAGDTHWTAATAKGDTYLAWAAALDRPNAVRPIGRPQPKPPRATRPLKMSVTEIEDWLRDPYTIYARRILTLQKLDPIDMPLSAADRGSAIHAAIGDFTQVYSDHLPQDPVRALRAIGEKAFVPLMDRPEARALWWPRFQRIIAWFANWEIERRTMIAGITAETRGEIVIPLSRGRAFTLSARADRIDRRNGGDYAILDYKTGAPPTGKQVRMGLSPQLTLETAILREGGFEGIPAGSSVGELMYVRLSGNTPPGKAEPLELTRDRRTDPAISPDEAAIEARNKLEALIRKFENEDQAYTSLNLTMWANRYGDYDDLARIKEWSAAGDGGDEL; encoded by the coding sequence ATGCACGTCTTCAATATTCCAGCCTCGGTTCCCTTCCTGCCGGCCCTGATCACGGCGCTGGTCGACGGCCGGCTGATCGAGGGATTCGAGGCGCGCCGGCAACCGGAACGGCTGGCCGACGTCACGCTGTATCTGCCGACACGGCGCGCCGGCCGGATGGCGCGCGAAGTGTTCCTGGACGTGCTGCAGACCGACGCCGTGGTGCTGCCGCGGATCCTGCCGCTCGGCGACATCGACGAGGACGAACTCGCCTTCGCGCAGGCGGCCGCACACGCCCCGCTGCTCAGTCTCGATATTCCGCCGGCGCTCGGCGGCCTGGAGCGGCGGCTGGTGCTGGCGCAGCTGATCGGCGCCTGGGCAAAGACCACCGCGCCGAAAAATCCCGCCGACGCGCCGCTGGTGATCGGCGGCCCCGCCTCGACACTGGCGCTGGCCGACGACCTCGCACGGCTGATGGACGACATGACCACGCGCGAGGTGCCATGGCAGGCGCTGACGCAGCTCGTGCCCGACAACCTCGATGTGTACTGGCAGCAAACGCTGAAATTCCTGCACATCGCCACCAAGGCGTGGCCGGACTATTTGAAGGAACGCGACAAGATCGAGCCGGCACAGCGCCGCGACCAGTTGATCGAAGCGGAAGCCACGCGGCTTGCCACGCAGCCGACCGGCCCAGTGATCGCCGCCGGCTCCACCGGATCGATGCCGGCCACCGCGAAGTTCCTGCACGTCATCGCCAAGCTGCCGCATGGGGCTGTGGTGCTGCCGGGACTCGACACTGATCTCGATGCCGCCGCCTGGCAGTTGATCGGCGGCACCCAGGATCGCAACGGCGCCACGCTGTCGATGCCGTCACCCGGCCATCCGCAATTCGCGCTGCATGCGCTGCTGGAGCGTTTCGGCCTGTCACGCGACGATGTTGTGCCGCTGGAGGTCCATGCGCCGCAGGGACGCGAACTGCTGACATCCGAAGCGCTGCGGCCGGCCAGCGCCACCGCGCAATGGCATCAGCGCCTGACTGACGCCGTCATCAGCCAGCGCATCGCCGACGGCATGACCGAGCTTGCGGTGATCGCCGCGCCGACCGCGGACATGGAGGCGCTGGCGATCGCGGTGGCGATGCGCGAATCTTACGAGACCGCAGACAAGACCGTGGCATTGGTGACACCGGACCGGGCGCTGGCGCGCCGCGTGATGGCCGCACTCGATCGCTGGAGGCTGGCGTTCGACGATTCCGGCGGCGATTCCCTGATGGACACCTCCGCCGGCCTGTTCGCGCGGCTGGTCGCGGCCGCGGCCACCGACAATCTGGCACCGGCCACACTGCTGGCGCTGCTGAAGCACCCGCTGCTGCGGCTGGGGCAGCGCGCTGGCACATTCACCACCGCCATCGCCGACCTCGAACTGGCACTGCTGCGCGGCACCCGCCCGCAGGGCGGCACCCAGGGACTGCGCCGCGACTTCGACAGCTTCCGCGGCGAACTCGCCAAGCAGGCGCGCGGCGAGCCTTCGCTGCTGCATCGCTCCGAGCCACGCAGCCGCCTCGACGGAACGGCACTGGCTGGTGTCGACGACCTGATCGCGCGCCTCGCCACGGCGTTCGCGCCGCTCGAACAACTTGCCGTCGGCAAGGCGCATGATCTTGCTGATATCGCGGCCCGCCATCGCAAGGTCATCGACGCCCTGTCGCAGGATGCCTCCGGCATTGCCGTCGCCTTCGAGGGCAGCGACGGCTTGGCGCTGGCGCATGCCTTTGATGAGCTGCCCGATGACGGTTCGCCCAGCGGCGTGCCGCTGCCGCTGTCGGACTATCCCGACGTGTTCCAGACCGCATTCGGCGATCGCATCGTGCGGCGACCACCGGTCGCCCATGCGCGGCTGCGCATCTACGGTCCGCTGGAAGCGCGCCTCACCACCAACGACTGCGTCATTCTCGGCGGCCTGGTCGAAGGCGTGTGGCCGCCGGAGCCGCGCATCGACCCCTGGCTCAATCGCCCGATGCGGCATAAGCTCGGCCTCGATCTGCCGGAGCGGCGCATCGGCCTCTCGGCCCACGACTTTGCGCAACTGCTCGGCGCGAAAGACGTGATCCTCAGCCATGCCGCCAAGGTCGGCGGTGCACCGGCGGTGGCCTCGCGCTTTCTGCATCGGCTGGAAGCTGTCGCCGGCGACACGCACTGGACCGCGGCCACGGCCAAGGGCGACACTTATCTCGCCTGGGCCGCGGCGCTCGACCGCCCCAATGCGGTGCGCCCGATCGGCCGGCCGCAGCCGAAGCCGCCGCGCGCCACGCGTCCGCTGAAAATGTCGGTCACCGAGATCGAGGACTGGCTGCGCGATCCCTACACGATCTATGCCCGGCGCATCCTGACGCTGCAGAAACTCGATCCCATCGACATGCCGCTGTCCGCCGCCGACCGCGGCTCGGCGATCCATGCCGCCATCGGCGATTTCACCCAAGTGTACAGCGACCACCTGCCACAGGATCCGGTGCGGGCGCTGCGCGCGATCGGTGAAAAAGCGTTCGTGCCGCTGATGGACCGCCCCGAAGCCCGAGCGCTGTGGTGGCCGCGCTTCCAGCGCATCATCGCCTGGTTTGCCAACTGGGAAATCGAACGGCGCACCATGATCGCCGGCATCACGGCGGAAACCCGCGGCGAGATCGTCATTCCGCTCAGCCGCGGCCGCGCCTTCACATTGTCCGCCCGCGCCGACCGCATCGACCGGCGCAATGGCGGCGATTACGCCATTCTCGACTACAAGACCGGCGCGCCGCCGACCGGCAAGCAAGTGCGGATGGGGCTGTCGCCGCAGCTGACACTGGAAACCGCGATTCTGCGCGAAGGCGGCTTCGAGGGCATCCCGGCGGGATCGTCCGTCGGCGAGCTGATGTATGTCCGCCTCAGCGGCAACACGCCGCCCGGCAAGGCCGAGCCGCTGGAGCTGACACGCGACCGACGCACCGATCCGGCGATTTCTCCCGATGAAGCGGCGATCGAGGCGCGCAACAAGCTGGAGGCGCTGATCCGCAAGTTCGAAAACGAGGACCAGGCCTACACGTCGCTGAACCTCACCATGTGGGCGAACCGCTACGGCGACTATGACGACCTTGCCCGCATCAAGGAATGGTCGGCGGCCGGCGATGGCGGAGACGAGCTGTGA
- the addA gene encoding double-strand break repair helicase AddA produces MSGPRLIPQDARAKQTRASNPAASVFVSANAGSGKTHVLVQRVIRLLLADVAPEKILCITFTKAAAANMAERVFETLGHWITLDDTALDAAIRDAGATTGPAMRRRARELFACALETPGGLKVQTIHALCTRLLQQFPFEANVPARFSVLDDRDQNDLMERASLKVLLDAAAKSDSLAGQALATAMTSAADVTFRDVVREAVLSRDYFQAWTHQARTLDTALAQLNQALGVVPGDSLEQIEGEIVDGPHLPRIDWAAISAQFANGSKSDGDQAERLQLALSLSGTAQVEAYLGIFFTGAGELRKSLLTKSLAKDNPGLAAALEREASRVLALLQRRRAVAIRDRTRALLVIATAAADNYRREKEERGLLDYDDLIDKTLAMLERTASSWVHFKLDQGVDHVLIDEAQDTSPRQWDIVEHIVSEFTSGAGARGGIKRTIFAVGDEKQSIFSFQGAAPREFDLRRGRFKSRFEAAELTFDPVVFNYSFRSGAGVLQAVQSTFKTPEIYRSVTSDTDGMAPHMALEDAAPAMIELWELQEADERQDLEGWQAPFDAVSETSPEVKLAQRIRDRIKALITERTATGIASKRRLLRYGDILILVRRRGKTFSAVIQALKQSGIPVAGADRLKLTEHIAIIDLMNLADALLFRRDDLALAVALKSPLFGLGDDELFRLAHDRKGSLRDALTRHADGDLVFKATLQRLESYEARALSGTPFAFYAWLLGGDDGRARMLARLGAEANDALDEFLELALSYERRGPASLQGFMAWLRSADTDIKRDMEISRDEVRVMTVHGAKGLEAPVVILADTTSSPTDTQRLSLIRLPHAHGAGGTCVVWAGRKADDPASVAAARAAMTGDTEDEYRRLLYVAMTRAADRLIVGGCMPGNRNEVREHSWYDLIRKGLETSDLAEETIETRHGPVRHYTRSADPLLPAPISAAAEPESTAPLPPWLRTSAPRDRIDTVLLRPSETDDGTGHETKPGEAAAQRARALKRGVLVHRLLQSLPDIAAERRREVALRHLARNVADWDETERTALADQVAALIAAEKFAAVFAAGSRAEVPIVGRLTRFGLPPVLVSGQIDRLVVTPTEILIIDYKTNHNPPKTAAEAPAAYLRQLALYRALLGRLYPQAIVRAALLWTEAAEIMEIPAPVLDAELARIISS; encoded by the coding sequence GTGAGTGGTCCGCGCCTCATTCCGCAGGACGCTCGCGCCAAACAGACGCGCGCCTCCAATCCCGCGGCCTCGGTGTTCGTCTCGGCCAATGCCGGTTCGGGCAAGACCCACGTGCTGGTGCAGCGGGTGATCCGGCTGCTGCTCGCCGACGTGGCGCCGGAAAAGATCCTCTGTATCACCTTCACCAAGGCCGCCGCTGCCAACATGGCGGAGCGGGTGTTCGAAACGCTCGGGCACTGGATCACGCTTGACGATACGGCCCTCGACGCCGCGATCCGCGATGCCGGCGCAACCACTGGACCGGCGATGCGGCGTCGCGCGCGCGAGCTCTTCGCCTGCGCGCTGGAGACGCCGGGCGGCCTGAAGGTGCAGACCATCCACGCGCTGTGCACCCGGCTGCTGCAGCAGTTTCCGTTCGAAGCGAATGTGCCGGCGCGCTTCAGCGTGCTGGATGACCGCGACCAGAACGACCTGATGGAACGCGCCAGCCTCAAGGTGCTGCTCGACGCCGCGGCGAAGTCCGACAGCCTGGCCGGCCAGGCGCTCGCCACCGCCATGACCAGCGCCGCCGATGTCACCTTCCGCGATGTGGTGCGCGAAGCGGTGCTCAGCCGCGACTATTTTCAGGCCTGGACCCATCAGGCCCGTACCCTCGACACGGCGCTGGCGCAGCTGAACCAGGCACTCGGCGTCGTGCCCGGCGACAGTCTCGAGCAGATCGAAGGCGAGATCGTGGATGGGCCGCATCTGCCGCGCATCGACTGGGCCGCGATATCAGCGCAGTTTGCCAATGGCTCGAAGTCTGACGGCGACCAGGCGGAGCGGCTGCAACTGGCCCTCAGCCTCAGCGGCACCGCGCAGGTCGAGGCTTATCTCGGCATTTTCTTCACCGGCGCGGGCGAACTGCGCAAATCGCTGCTGACCAAATCTCTCGCCAAGGACAATCCGGGCCTTGCAGCGGCGCTGGAGCGCGAAGCGTCGCGGGTGCTGGCACTGTTGCAGCGCCGCCGCGCCGTCGCCATTCGCGACCGCACCCGGGCGCTGCTGGTGATCGCCACCGCCGCCGCCGACAACTACCGCCGCGAGAAGGAAGAGCGCGGCCTGCTCGACTATGACGACCTGATCGACAAGACGCTGGCCATGCTGGAGCGTACCGCGTCGAGCTGGGTGCACTTCAAGCTCGACCAGGGCGTCGACCATGTGCTGATCGACGAGGCGCAGGACACCAGCCCGCGGCAGTGGGACATCGTCGAGCATATCGTCTCGGAATTCACCTCCGGCGCGGGCGCGCGCGGCGGCATCAAGCGCACCATTTTCGCCGTCGGCGACGAGAAGCAGTCGATCTTCTCGTTCCAGGGCGCGGCGCCGCGCGAGTTCGACCTGCGCCGTGGCCGCTTCAAATCCCGTTTCGAGGCCGCCGAACTGACGTTCGACCCGGTGGTGTTCAACTATTCCTTCCGCTCCGGCGCCGGCGTACTGCAGGCGGTGCAGAGCACGTTCAAGACGCCGGAAATCTATCGCAGCGTCACCTCCGACACCGACGGCATGGCGCCGCACATGGCGCTGGAGGACGCAGCGCCCGCCATGATCGAGCTGTGGGAATTGCAGGAGGCCGACGAGCGACAGGACCTGGAAGGCTGGCAGGCGCCGTTCGACGCAGTGTCGGAGACGAGCCCCGAGGTGAAACTGGCGCAGCGCATCCGCGACCGCATCAAGGCGCTCATCACCGAGCGCACCGCGACCGGGATCGCGAGCAAACGGCGCCTGCTGCGGTATGGCGATATCCTGATCCTGGTGCGCCGGCGCGGCAAGACCTTCAGTGCGGTGATCCAGGCGCTGAAACAATCCGGCATCCCGGTGGCCGGCGCGGACCGGCTGAAGCTGACCGAGCACATCGCGATCATCGACCTGATGAACCTCGCCGATGCGCTGCTGTTTCGCCGCGACGACCTGGCGCTGGCGGTGGCGCTGAAGAGCCCGCTGTTCGGGCTCGGCGACGACGAGCTGTTTCGCCTGGCCCACGATCGCAAGGGCAGCCTGCGTGATGCCCTGACGCGACATGCTGACGGTGATCTCGTGTTCAAGGCCACACTGCAGCGGCTGGAGAGTTATGAAGCGCGCGCGCTCAGCGGCACCCCGTTCGCGTTCTATGCCTGGCTGCTCGGCGGCGATGACGGCCGCGCCCGGATGCTGGCGCGGCTGGGCGCCGAGGCCAACGATGCGCTCGACGAATTCCTGGAGCTGGCGCTGAGTTATGAGCGTCGCGGCCCCGCCTCGCTGCAGGGCTTCATGGCCTGGCTGCGCTCCGCCGACACCGACATCAAGCGCGACATGGAGATCTCGCGCGACGAAGTGCGGGTGATGACGGTGCACGGCGCCAAAGGCCTGGAAGCGCCGGTGGTGATCCTCGCCGACACCACGTCGTCGCCGACCGACACCCAGCGGCTCAGCCTGATCCGCCTGCCCCATGCACACGGCGCCGGCGGCACCTGCGTGGTGTGGGCCGGCCGCAAGGCCGACGATCCCGCAAGCGTCGCCGCCGCCCGCGCGGCCATGACCGGCGACACCGAAGACGAGTACCGGCGGCTGCTGTATGTGGCGATGACCCGCGCCGCCGACCGGCTGATTGTCGGCGGCTGCATGCCCGGCAATCGCAACGAGGTGCGCGAGCACTCCTGGTATGACCTGATCCGCAAGGGCCTCGAGACGTCCGATCTCGCGGAAGAGACGATCGAGACCCGCCACGGCCCGGTGCGCCACTACACGCGATCGGCCGATCCGCTGCTGCCGGCGCCGATTTCTGCCGCGGCCGAGCCGGAAAGCACCGCGCCGCTGCCACCGTGGCTGCGCACATCGGCGCCGCGCGACCGCATCGACACCGTGCTGTTGCGCCCCTCCGAAACCGACGACGGCACGGGACATGAAACCAAGCCCGGCGAAGCCGCAGCCCAGCGCGCCCGCGCGCTCAAGCGCGGCGTGCTGGTACACCGGCTGCTGCAGTCATTGCCCGATATCGCCGCCGAACGACGGCGCGAGGTGGCGCTGCGCCATCTCGCCCGCAATGTCGCCGACTGGGACGAGACCGAGCGCACCGCGCTGGCCGACCAGGTCGCGGCACTGATCGCGGCCGAGAAGTTCGCGGCCGTGTTCGCCGCCGGCAGCCGCGCCGAGGTTCCGATCGTGGGGCGGCTCACGCGATTCGGCCTGCCGCCGGTGCTGGTGTCCGGCCAGATCGACCGGCTGGTGGTGACGCCGACGGAGATCCTGATCATCGACTACAAGACGAATCACAACCCGCCTAAGACCGCGGCCGAGGCGCCGGCGGCCTATCTGCGCCAGCTCGCGCTGTACCGCGCTTTGCTCGGCCGCCTGTATCCCCAGGCTATCGTCCGGGCGGCGCTGCTGTGGACAGAAGCCGCTGAAATCATGGAGATTCCCGCTCCCGTCCTGGACGCAGAGCTGGCCCGCATCATCTCCTCGTGA
- the trxA gene encoding thioredoxin — MSVGKVSDANFEAEVLKASGPVVVDFWAEWCGPCRMIAPALDEIAGVMGEKVKIVKLNVDENPQTASKYGVMSIPTLMIFKGGEMASRQVGAAPKAKLQQWINTAV, encoded by the coding sequence ATGTCGGTCGGCAAGGTATCGGACGCCAATTTCGAAGCAGAGGTCCTGAAGGCGTCGGGACCGGTCGTGGTCGATTTCTGGGCCGAGTGGTGCGGTCCCTGCCGCATGATCGCTCCCGCGCTTGACGAGATCGCCGGCGTGATGGGCGAGAAGGTCAAGATCGTGAAGCTCAATGTCGACGAGAATCCGCAGACCGCCTCCAAGTATGGCGTGATGTCGATCCCGACTTTGATGATCTTCAAGGGCGGCGAGATGGCCTCGCGCCAGGTCGGCGCCGCGCCGAAGGCGAAGCTGCAGCAGTGGATCAACACCGCGGTCTGA
- a CDS encoding metallophosphoesterase family protein — translation MQFAAIADIHGNSDALEAVLADIDAQGITDIVNLGDVASGPLEARRTIELLMARDMVTVRGNHDRFLTDLSLDGMGPWEADVHGQLERVHLDWLRALPMTEVFRNSVFLCHATPVHDETYWLETARPDGTVALAPLAQIEKFAEGISQSLILCGHSHLPRVVRLPDGRLIVNPGSAGCPGYSDPTHAVPHVVETGTPDPCYAILDNSSGRWQVTFRYVPYDPARMIALAQSKGRGTWVRALGSGWVR, via the coding sequence ATGCAGTTTGCCGCAATCGCCGACATTCACGGCAACAGTGATGCATTGGAGGCCGTGCTTGCCGACATCGACGCGCAGGGCATCACCGACATCGTCAATCTCGGCGATGTCGCCAGCGGCCCGCTGGAGGCGCGGCGCACCATCGAGTTGTTGATGGCGCGCGACATGGTGACGGTGCGTGGCAACCACGATCGGTTTCTGACCGACCTGTCGCTCGACGGCATGGGGCCGTGGGAGGCCGACGTCCACGGCCAGCTCGAGCGCGTTCATCTCGACTGGCTGCGCGCGCTGCCGATGACAGAGGTGTTTCGCAACAGTGTTTTTCTGTGCCACGCGACGCCCGTGCACGACGAAACCTACTGGCTCGAAACCGCGCGTCCGGACGGCACGGTCGCCTTGGCGCCGCTGGCCCAGATCGAAAAATTTGCGGAAGGAATTTCGCAGTCGCTGATCCTGTGCGGACACAGCCATCTGCCACGCGTGGTGCGCCTCCCCGATGGCCGTTTGATCGTCAATCCCGGCAGCGCCGGCTGCCCCGGTTACTCCGATCCGACCCACGCGGTGCCGCATGTGGTGGAAACCGGCACGCCGGATCCCTGCTACGCCATTCTCGACAACAGCAGTGGCCGCTGGCAGGTGACGTTCCGTTATGTGCCGTACGATCCCGCACGCATGATCGCGCTAGCGCAGAGCAAGGGGCGCGGCACCTGGGTTCGCGCACTCGGCAGCGGCTGGGTACGTTAG
- a CDS encoding TetR/AcrR family transcriptional regulator translates to MSMTTRQRRTPQEAKFAILDAAEQRLHDEGPEGVRIQRIAADLGITDAAVHYHFGTREALMDALLRRIGRRLVDDIEATIESWAPDQIDVAALGRLFQRAYADERAARLALWLSVTGWRPKGSGMLAPLVERVHRARIDSARKAKRPAPPKSDTQYAIALLSAAHMHAAMSGESLLASVAQDPAGLSQQDFLGSAVALIARHLAES, encoded by the coding sequence ATGTCAATGACCACGCGACAACGTCGAACACCGCAAGAGGCGAAGTTTGCGATCCTGGATGCAGCGGAGCAGCGGCTGCACGACGAGGGTCCCGAAGGCGTGCGCATCCAGCGCATCGCCGCCGATCTGGGGATCACCGACGCGGCGGTGCACTACCATTTCGGCACGCGCGAAGCGTTGATGGATGCCCTCCTGCGTCGCATTGGGCGACGGCTGGTGGATGACATTGAAGCAACCATCGAAAGCTGGGCGCCCGATCAGATTGACGTTGCCGCGCTCGGCCGGCTGTTTCAGCGCGCTTATGCGGACGAACGCGCCGCCAGGCTGGCCCTCTGGCTGAGCGTCACCGGCTGGCGGCCAAAGGGATCAGGCATGCTCGCGCCGCTGGTCGAGCGCGTTCATCGCGCGCGGATTGACTCCGCGCGAAAAGCCAAGCGGCCGGCTCCGCCGAAGTCTGATACCCAATACGCCATTGCTCTGTTGAGCGCGGCCCACATGCATGCGGCGATGTCGGGCGAAAGCTTGCTCGCAAGTGTTGCCCAGGATCCCGCCGGCTTAAGCCAGCAGGATTTCCTCGGCTCAGCCGTCGCGTTGATCGCGCGTCATCTTGCGGAGAGCTGA
- a CDS encoding alpha/beta hydrolase, which translates to MLLLHGGALTAHTWDYVALALRADFRVFAIDLRGHGASDWADDYSIQSYATDLLTALDGLGIERTHIVGMSLGGTVGCEFALRHPDRTESLVMVDVTSRPVFAATARMRSFMADFPGAATVTEVVEMALAVSPNSDRERLQYRMRTLLKRGEDGRLVWKSDRRRPWDYDMILKHLAGFEARVPGMAAPFLLARGRESPIVTEDAARDFTARFPDGRWVSIAGARHNVQEDNPRDLADALRAFWGGRLQSMTPKDTQCCDAS; encoded by the coding sequence GTGCTGCTGCTGCACGGCGGCGCGCTCACCGCGCACACCTGGGACTATGTCGCCCTTGCGCTGCGGGCGGATTTTCGAGTTTTTGCGATCGACCTGCGCGGTCACGGCGCCAGTGATTGGGCCGACGACTATTCAATACAAAGCTACGCGACCGACCTCTTGACCGCTCTCGACGGCCTCGGGATCGAACGCACCCACATCGTCGGCATGTCGCTGGGCGGGACGGTCGGGTGTGAATTCGCACTGCGCCACCCCGATCGCACCGAAAGCCTCGTCATGGTCGATGTGACCTCACGGCCCGTCTTCGCGGCAACGGCACGCATGCGCAGCTTCATGGCGGACTTTCCTGGCGCCGCGACAGTGACTGAGGTGGTTGAGATGGCGCTTGCGGTGAGTCCCAACAGCGATCGAGAACGCCTTCAGTATCGGATGCGTACCTTGCTGAAACGCGGCGAGGACGGGCGCCTCGTATGGAAGAGCGACCGCCGTCGTCCGTGGGATTATGACATGATCCTGAAACATCTCGCAGGTTTCGAGGCGCGTGTTCCCGGCATGGCCGCGCCGTTCCTGCTGGCCAGGGGTCGGGAAAGCCCCATTGTCACCGAAGACGCGGCGCGCGATTTCACCGCGCGTTTCCCCGACGGACGCTGGGTCAGCATCGCCGGCGCGCGCCACAACGTCCAGGAAGACAATCCGCGCGATCTGGCCGACGCGTTGAGAGCCTTCTGGGGCGGACGTCTGCAGAGCATGACACCGAAGGACACTCAATGTTGTGATGCGTCGTGA